The following proteins are co-located in the Microbacterium sp. Clip185 genome:
- a CDS encoding SCO4848 family membrane protein — MLPLLAVLLLVNAVYNVVVWPRFYGRVAKDARARDADGRPTRFLVVHAVLIGTALVLAILSAGAAVWALVAG; from the coding sequence ATGCTTCCCCTGCTCGCCGTCCTTCTGCTCGTCAACGCCGTCTACAACGTCGTGGTCTGGCCGCGCTTCTACGGTCGCGTCGCAAAAGACGCACGAGCCCGCGACGCCGACGGGCGCCCCACACGGTTCCTCGTCGTGCACGCGGTGCTCATCGGCACCGCCCTCGTGCTCGCGATCCTGTCGGCGGGCGCCGCTGTGTGGGCCCTCGTGGCGGGCTGA
- a CDS encoding amidohydrolase produces MSRPRIDALADVRIAGPGAELLPGVEVYDIVLQNGRIADIAPAGSLRLAGAVHRGEGAYVIPGLWDHHVHVTQWALAALREPLGECVSAADAAARMGRVAPGVDGRRVGTGFRDALWPDAPSLEVLDAATGDTPTYLINADVHSVWLNSAALAREGLSADDGVLREGPAFDVSRRLNELPDQVADAAVTAMAAAASARGVVGVVDLDMVWNESSWQRRRAGGFDLLRVEFGIYPDLLDRAIAEGLRSGDPLRGDDGELVTVGPLKAITDGSLGTRTAACSVAYAEAPHPHGLLTIAPDDLRDVMTRATAAGLDCAIHAIGDDAMRHALDAYAAADAHGTIEHAQLVAAADIPRMARLGVTASVQPEHALDDRDLTDSIWVTQTARPYPLRSLWAAGVDLRFGSDAPVSALDPWAAIATAAFRTRDGREPWQPGETVPVGVALAASTHRGSADPDTIAVGQRADLALLAADPRTAEPAALRSMQVVGTVLDGRVTHRV; encoded by the coding sequence ATGAGCCGGCCGCGCATCGACGCCCTCGCCGACGTGCGGATCGCGGGTCCGGGCGCCGAACTGCTTCCGGGGGTCGAGGTCTACGACATCGTCCTCCAGAACGGGCGCATCGCCGACATCGCGCCGGCGGGGTCCCTGCGCCTGGCCGGCGCCGTGCATCGCGGCGAGGGTGCGTACGTCATCCCGGGCCTCTGGGACCACCACGTGCACGTGACGCAATGGGCCTTGGCGGCGCTGCGCGAGCCACTCGGGGAGTGCGTCTCGGCGGCGGATGCGGCGGCCCGGATGGGCCGGGTGGCGCCGGGTGTGGACGGGCGGCGTGTCGGCACCGGCTTCCGCGATGCGCTCTGGCCCGATGCGCCGTCGCTCGAGGTCCTGGATGCGGCGACGGGGGACACTCCCACGTACCTGATCAACGCCGACGTGCACAGCGTGTGGCTCAACTCCGCAGCTCTCGCCCGCGAGGGCCTTTCGGCAGACGACGGCGTGCTTCGCGAAGGCCCGGCCTTCGATGTGTCACGGCGACTGAACGAGCTTCCCGACCAGGTCGCGGATGCGGCGGTGACGGCGATGGCCGCCGCCGCGTCCGCGCGCGGAGTCGTCGGCGTGGTGGACCTCGACATGGTGTGGAACGAGTCCTCGTGGCAGCGCCGTCGTGCGGGCGGCTTCGATCTGCTGCGAGTGGAGTTCGGGATCTACCCTGATCTGCTCGACCGCGCCATCGCGGAGGGCCTGCGCAGCGGAGATCCGCTTCGCGGCGACGACGGCGAGCTCGTCACCGTCGGACCGTTGAAGGCGATCACCGATGGATCTCTCGGCACCCGCACGGCGGCGTGCTCGGTCGCCTACGCCGAGGCACCGCATCCGCACGGACTGCTCACCATCGCCCCCGACGATCTGCGCGACGTCATGACGCGGGCCACGGCCGCGGGTCTCGACTGCGCGATCCACGCGATCGGCGACGACGCGATGCGTCATGCCCTCGATGCGTACGCGGCCGCCGACGCACACGGCACGATCGAGCACGCGCAGCTCGTGGCCGCGGCCGACATCCCGCGGATGGCACGACTCGGAGTCACGGCGAGCGTGCAGCCGGAGCACGCGCTCGACGACCGCGATCTGACCGACAGCATCTGGGTCACGCAGACGGCGCGGCCATATCCGCTGCGCTCGCTGTGGGCCGCGGGTGTCGATCTCCGTTTCGGATCCGACGCCCCGGTCTCCGCCCTCGACCCGTGGGCTGCGATCGCGACGGCTGCCTTTCGCACGCGAGACGGGCGCGAGCCCTGGCAGCCCGGCGAGACCGTTCCGGTGGGGGTCGCCCTCGCCGCATCCACGCATCGCGGTTCCGCGGATCCCGACACGATCGCCGTCGGACAGCGTGCGGATCTCGCACTGCTCGCGGCGGACCCCCGGACGGCGGAACCGGCCGCTCTGCGCAGCATGCAGGTCGTCGGTACGGTCCTGGACGGCCGCGTGACCCACCGCGTCTGA
- a CDS encoding FMN-binding negative transcriptional regulator, with translation MRQNPSFAMTDVGEIRRLIDHNPWATLVSAGPDGLVASHYAVLLDDTSDDLSIVAHVGKPDDAIHGLGERELLVVVQGPHGYVSPGWYGDVPAVPTWNFVAAHLRGVPELLDAEENLRVLDRLVDRFESRMPDPRRMWERPNDAEFVRRLERGTVGFRLTPTSVVAKRKLSQNRPVEVVDHIVEMLRGEGPHSNPALADEMARARRARPQA, from the coding sequence GTGAGACAGAACCCGAGCTTCGCGATGACCGACGTCGGCGAGATCCGTCGGCTCATCGACCACAACCCGTGGGCGACTCTCGTGAGCGCCGGGCCCGACGGGCTCGTCGCCTCGCACTACGCCGTGCTGCTCGACGACACCAGCGATGACCTGAGCATCGTGGCCCACGTCGGCAAGCCCGATGACGCGATCCATGGGCTGGGGGAGCGCGAGCTGCTGGTGGTGGTGCAAGGCCCGCATGGCTACGTCTCGCCGGGCTGGTACGGCGACGTGCCGGCGGTTCCCACGTGGAACTTCGTGGCCGCGCACCTGCGCGGCGTCCCCGAGTTGCTGGACGCCGAGGAGAACCTGCGGGTTCTGGACCGTCTCGTCGACCGGTTCGAGTCGCGGATGCCGGACCCGCGCCGGATGTGGGAGCGCCCGAACGACGCGGAGTTCGTGCGACGCCTCGAGCGCGGCACGGTCGGCTTCCGGCTCACTCCGACCTCGGTCGTGGCCAAGCGGAAGCTGAGCCAGAACCGCCCCGTGGAGGTGGTCGACCACATCGTCGAGATGCTGCGCGGTGAAGGGCCTCACTCGAACCCGGCATTGGCGGACGAGATGGCCCGCGCGCGGCGAGCACGGCCCCAGGCATGA
- a CDS encoding Fpg/Nei family DNA glycosylase produces MPEGHSVHRIARQFDRNVVGHRVSASSPQGRFAEGAALLDGREALSVRAVGKQMFLEFEGDLWLRVHLGMYGAWDFSGEILVDPTIASANGRMGQTNQRGTDPERIVDAAGENSLTSIGAPRKARGHVRMSEQTSGLDDTDATWPPPVVGQVRLRLLTDATCADLRGPTACEVLTPDQVQAVIAKLGPDPLVDDVAEGEERFTSVVRRKPTPIGLLLMDQSVVSGIGNVYRAELLFRARLDPHTPGRDVPEEVVRGLWRDWVRLLRIGVETGQMMTMDDLTPDEWRRAMAHRDDRHWVYHRAGLPCRISGTSIVLEEMGARKLYWCPVCQK; encoded by the coding sequence ATGCCCGAGGGCCATTCCGTTCACCGGATCGCCCGGCAGTTCGACCGCAACGTCGTCGGGCACCGCGTCTCGGCGTCGAGTCCGCAGGGCCGCTTCGCCGAAGGAGCCGCGCTGCTCGACGGACGCGAGGCGTTGTCGGTGAGGGCTGTCGGCAAGCAGATGTTCCTCGAGTTCGAGGGCGATCTGTGGCTGCGCGTGCATCTCGGGATGTACGGCGCGTGGGACTTCTCCGGCGAGATCCTCGTCGATCCCACGATCGCCTCCGCCAATGGGCGCATGGGGCAGACGAACCAGCGGGGGACCGATCCGGAACGCATCGTGGATGCGGCCGGCGAGAACTCGCTGACCTCCATCGGCGCGCCCCGCAAGGCGCGCGGACACGTGCGCATGTCCGAGCAGACCTCCGGGCTCGATGACACCGACGCGACCTGGCCGCCCCCGGTGGTGGGCCAGGTGCGGTTGCGCCTGCTCACCGATGCCACGTGCGCAGACCTGCGCGGCCCCACCGCGTGCGAGGTGCTCACCCCGGATCAGGTGCAGGCTGTCATCGCGAAGCTCGGCCCGGATCCGCTCGTCGACGATGTGGCAGAGGGTGAGGAACGCTTCACGAGCGTCGTCCGACGCAAGCCCACGCCGATCGGACTCCTGCTCATGGATCAGAGCGTCGTCAGCGGCATCGGGAACGTCTACCGCGCCGAGCTGCTGTTCCGCGCCCGGCTCGACCCGCACACGCCGGGACGCGACGTGCCCGAGGAGGTCGTGCGGGGCCTCTGGCGCGACTGGGTGAGGCTGCTGCGCATCGGCGTCGAGACCGGCCAGATGATGACCATGGACGACCTCACCCCCGATGAGTGGCGCCGGGCGATGGCGCATCGTGACGACCGCCACTGGGTGTACCACCGCGCTGGCCTGCCGTGTCGGATCAGCGGCACATCGATCGTGCTGGAGGAGATGGGGGCGCGAAAGCTCTACTGGTGCCCGGTGTGCCAGAAGTGA
- a CDS encoding ribose-5-phosphate isomerase codes for MRIHIATDHAGLEFSTRLQHHLAEAGHDVVDHGPLEYDPVDDYPAFCIRAAQAVVRDQAAGIETLGIVFGGSGNGEQIAANKVAGIRAALVWNIATAELAREHNDANVIAIGARQHTFEEATTFIDRFIATPFSNEERHVRRIAQIADFERDGSLLPDPRAGLAHADVLDDASSSFDPEAG; via the coding sequence ATGCGCATCCACATCGCCACGGATCACGCCGGCCTCGAGTTCTCGACGCGCCTGCAGCACCACCTCGCCGAAGCCGGTCACGACGTCGTCGACCACGGGCCGCTGGAGTACGACCCCGTCGACGACTACCCGGCGTTCTGCATCCGCGCCGCCCAGGCGGTCGTGCGCGATCAGGCGGCGGGGATCGAGACGCTGGGTATCGTGTTCGGCGGCTCCGGCAACGGCGAGCAGATCGCGGCGAACAAGGTGGCCGGCATCCGTGCGGCACTGGTCTGGAACATCGCGACGGCAGAGCTTGCGCGCGAGCACAACGATGCCAACGTCATCGCGATCGGCGCCCGCCAGCACACGTTCGAGGAGGCCACGACCTTCATCGACCGCTTCATCGCGACGCCCTTCTCGAACGAGGAGCGGCATGTGCGCCGCATCGCGCAGATCGCGGACTTCGAGCGCGACGGCTCGCTCCTGCCCGACCCGCGCGCGGGTCTCGCACACGCCGACGTTCTCGACGACGCGTCCAGCAGCTTCGACCCGGAAGCGGGCTGA
- a CDS encoding ferrochelatase, with protein MSSPEQTPLQTETPDTAVPFASAHAASGPPWVEQPTAYDAVLLAGFGGPEGQDDVIPFLRNVTRGRGIPDERLEEVAHHYRHFGGVSPINAQNRALKAALEAEIDRRGLGLPVYWGNRNWGPYLEEAVQEAAEAGHTTLLAVATSAYSSFSSCRQYREDFARVLDATNLGGTVTIDKVRQFFDHPGFVSTFVEGVREAVSGFLADGVPAEQIRVLFSTHSIPTADAQRSGPRDRDFGPGGAYEAQHLAVAEVVMAQSAPEIGWKLVYQSRSGPASQPWLEPDINDEITELAAAGVTAVAIVPLGFVSDHMEVLWDLDTEAMETAEEVGIRAVRTPTPGIDPAYVSGLVDLIEERLAGTPVDQRPHRTSLGPWFDVCRPGCCENIRAGFKPAAAGIAP; from the coding sequence GTGAGTTCCCCCGAACAGACCCCGCTTCAGACCGAGACCCCCGACACGGCCGTGCCCTTCGCCTCGGCGCATGCCGCGAGCGGTCCGCCCTGGGTCGAGCAGCCCACGGCGTACGACGCGGTGCTGCTCGCCGGTTTCGGAGGGCCGGAGGGTCAGGATGACGTGATCCCGTTCCTGCGCAACGTGACGCGCGGGCGCGGCATCCCGGACGAGCGTCTGGAGGAGGTGGCACACCACTATCGCCACTTCGGCGGCGTCAGCCCGATCAATGCCCAGAACCGCGCCCTGAAGGCCGCGCTCGAGGCGGAGATCGACCGCCGTGGTCTCGGTCTTCCGGTCTACTGGGGCAACCGCAACTGGGGGCCGTATCTCGAAGAGGCCGTGCAGGAGGCTGCGGAGGCCGGCCACACGACCCTCCTCGCTGTCGCGACGAGCGCGTACAGTTCGTTCTCCAGCTGTCGCCAGTATCGCGAGGACTTCGCTCGCGTACTGGACGCGACGAACCTGGGCGGCACCGTGACGATCGACAAGGTGCGGCAGTTCTTCGACCACCCGGGGTTCGTGTCGACCTTCGTCGAAGGCGTCCGCGAAGCCGTCTCGGGCTTCCTCGCCGACGGTGTGCCCGCCGAGCAGATCCGTGTGCTGTTCTCGACGCATTCGATCCCGACCGCCGACGCGCAGCGCTCGGGCCCGCGAGACCGCGACTTCGGCCCCGGCGGGGCTTACGAGGCCCAGCACCTCGCCGTCGCCGAGGTCGTCATGGCGCAGTCGGCACCGGAGATCGGTTGGAAGCTCGTCTACCAGTCGCGTTCGGGCCCCGCGTCCCAACCGTGGCTCGAACCCGACATCAACGACGAGATCACCGAGCTCGCCGCGGCCGGAGTCACGGCCGTGGCGATCGTTCCGCTCGGCTTCGTGAGTGACCACATGGAGGTGCTCTGGGACCTCGACACGGAGGCCATGGAGACCGCGGAGGAGGTGGGCATCCGGGCGGTGCGCACGCCGACGCCGGGCATCGACCCCGCATATGTGTCGGGACTCGTCGATCTGATCGAGGAACGACTCGCCGGTACACCGGTTGATCAGCGTCCGCACCGCACATCGCTCGGTCCGTGGTTCGACGTCTGCCGTCCCGGATGCTGCGAGAACATCCGCGCGGGCTTCAAGCCGGCAGCCGCCGGCATCGCCCCGTGA
- the pepN gene encoding aminopeptidase N: MPGENLTRIEAQERRAIVDTESYEIALDLTTGAELFRSTSTIRFAATEGASTFVDLIAERVHRITLNGVDIDTSAFADSRIQLENLAAQNVLTVDADARYTNSGEGLHRFVDPVDGEVYLYSQFEVPDSRRVFAVFEQPDLKATFQFTITAPAQWQVVSNSPTPEPAPAGDGVATWTFEPTPRISSYITALIAGPYEVTRSELTSSSGRVIPLGVFARKSLWQYLDADYVFEKTRQGFAYFEEKFGVAYPFAKYDQLFVPEFNAGAMENAGAVTFTETYVFRSKVTDAVKERRVVTILHELAHMWFGDLVTMKWWNDLWLNESFAEWASTIATAEATEWTEAWTTFNAMEKSWAYRQDQLPSTHPVVAEINDLEDVQVNFDGITYAKGGSVLKQLAAWVGVEAFFAGVSAYFQKHAWGNTELPDLLTELETTSGRDLSGWSKKWLETAGVNTLTPAVDESVDGTISKFSIIQTAPADYPTIRPHRLGIGFYDLQGDALVRVHHIELDVDGDRTDVAELVGHRRPDLILLNDDDLAYAKIRLDDRSLATAVAHLSKISDPLARSLVWGAAWDQTRDAEASASEYVQLVLGNIATETESTTVRTTLAQLQLTANAYVDPAKRDATRVAVADGLWELAQGAAAGSDSQLQFVTAFASAAATPEHFARVRSLRDGELVLDGLEIDADLSWALLVSLAAGGLVTTADIDAALAADNTAKGGEFAAQAKAALPNAEAKQAAWDALVGSDDLPNTVVRSAAAGFTHPAGRDLLAPFVSTYFDMLLPVWESRSYQIANYLIVGLYPAPLADVALRDATRAWLVENREAPAALRRLVAENLAGVERALSVQEADA; this comes from the coding sequence GTGCCTGGAGAGAACCTCACCCGGATCGAGGCGCAGGAGCGCCGCGCGATCGTCGACACCGAGTCGTACGAGATCGCGCTGGATCTGACCACGGGAGCGGAGCTGTTCCGCTCGACCAGCACCATCCGATTCGCCGCCACCGAGGGCGCTTCGACCTTCGTCGACCTCATCGCGGAGCGCGTGCACCGCATCACGCTCAACGGCGTCGACATCGACACCTCCGCCTTCGCGGACTCCCGCATCCAGCTGGAGAACCTCGCCGCTCAGAACGTGCTGACCGTCGACGCCGACGCGCGGTACACGAACAGCGGCGAGGGGCTGCACCGGTTCGTCGACCCGGTCGATGGCGAGGTCTACCTCTACTCCCAGTTCGAGGTGCCCGACTCGCGGCGCGTGTTCGCCGTTTTCGAGCAGCCGGATCTGAAGGCGACGTTCCAGTTCACGATCACCGCTCCCGCCCAGTGGCAGGTCGTCTCCAACTCCCCCACGCCCGAGCCCGCTCCCGCGGGCGACGGCGTCGCGACGTGGACGTTCGAGCCCACGCCCCGCATCTCGTCCTACATCACGGCGCTGATCGCCGGCCCCTACGAGGTCACGCGTTCCGAGCTCACCAGCTCGTCGGGACGCGTCATCCCCCTCGGCGTGTTCGCCCGTAAGAGCCTCTGGCAGTACCTCGACGCCGACTACGTGTTCGAGAAGACCCGCCAGGGCTTCGCGTACTTCGAGGAGAAGTTCGGCGTCGCCTACCCGTTCGCGAAGTACGACCAGCTCTTCGTCCCCGAGTTCAACGCGGGCGCAATGGAAAACGCGGGTGCGGTGACCTTCACCGAGACGTACGTCTTCCGCAGCAAGGTCACGGACGCGGTCAAGGAGCGTCGGGTCGTCACGATCCTCCACGAGCTGGCGCACATGTGGTTCGGCGACCTCGTCACCATGAAGTGGTGGAACGACCTCTGGCTGAACGAGTCGTTCGCCGAGTGGGCGTCGACCATCGCCACCGCCGAGGCCACCGAGTGGACCGAGGCGTGGACCACGTTCAACGCGATGGAGAAGTCCTGGGCCTACCGCCAGGACCAGCTGCCCTCCACGCATCCCGTCGTCGCGGAGATCAACGACCTCGAGGACGTCCAGGTCAACTTCGACGGCATCACCTACGCCAAGGGCGGCTCCGTTCTGAAGCAGCTCGCCGCCTGGGTCGGCGTCGAGGCGTTCTTCGCCGGTGTATCCGCCTACTTCCAGAAGCACGCGTGGGGCAACACCGAGCTGCCCGATCTGCTGACGGAGCTGGAGACCACCAGCGGCCGCGATCTGTCGGGCTGGTCCAAGAAGTGGCTCGAGACGGCCGGCGTCAACACGCTCACCCCCGCGGTGGATGAGTCCGTGGATGGCACCATCAGCAAGTTCTCCATCATCCAGACCGCTCCAGCTGACTACCCCACCATCCGTCCGCACCGTCTCGGCATCGGCTTCTACGACCTGCAGGGCGATGCCCTCGTGCGCGTGCACCACATCGAGCTCGACGTCGACGGCGACCGCACCGACGTCGCCGAGCTCGTCGGCCACCGCCGCCCCGACCTCATCCTCCTCAACGACGACGACCTGGCGTACGCCAAGATCCGACTCGACGACCGCTCGCTGGCCACGGCGGTCGCGCACCTGTCGAAGATCAGCGACCCGCTCGCCCGCTCCCTGGTGTGGGGCGCCGCCTGGGATCAGACACGGGATGCGGAGGCGTCGGCCTCCGAGTACGTGCAGCTCGTCCTCGGCAACATCGCCACCGAGACCGAGTCCACCACGGTGCGCACGACGCTCGCGCAGCTGCAACTGACGGCGAACGCCTACGTCGACCCCGCCAAGCGCGATGCCACGCGAGTGGCCGTGGCCGACGGCCTCTGGGAGCTCGCACAGGGTGCGGCCGCGGGAAGCGACAGCCAATTGCAGTTCGTGACCGCATTCGCCTCTGCCGCGGCGACACCGGAGCATTTCGCACGCGTGCGGAGCCTGCGCGACGGCGAGCTCGTCCTCGACGGCCTCGAGATCGATGCGGACCTGTCCTGGGCTCTGCTCGTCTCCCTCGCCGCGGGCGGACTCGTCACGACGGCGGACATCGACGCCGCCCTCGCCGCGGACAACACGGCCAAGGGCGGTGAATTCGCCGCGCAGGCGAAGGCCGCGCTCCCGAACGCGGAGGCCAAGCAGGCCGCCTGGGACGCGCTGGTCGGCTCCGACGACCTTCCCAACACCGTCGTCCGCTCGGCCGCCGCGGGCTTCACCCACCCGGCCGGTCGCGACCTGCTAGCCCCGTTCGTGTCAACCTACTTCGACATGCTCCTGCCGGTCTGGGAGTCGCGCAGCTATCAGATCGCGAACTACCTGATCGTGGGCCTGTACCCGGCGCCCCTCGCCGACGTCGCGTTGCGCGACGCGACACGCGCCTGGCTCGTCGAGAACCGCGAAGCACCGGCGGCGCTGCGCCGTCTGGTTGCGGAGAACCTCGCCGGCGTCGAGCGCGCCCTCTCCGTCCAGGAGGCGGATGCCTGA
- a CDS encoding ABC transporter ATP-binding protein: protein MIVAENLTKQFGDRHAVSDVSFTVQPGKVTGFLGPNGAGKSTTMRMIVGLDRPTRGNVTVDGEDYRNMRSPLTRVGVLLDAKAVHTGRSARNHLRALAATHGIPTSRVDEVIALTGLESVAKKRAGGFSLGMGQRLGIAAALLGDPQTLILDEPVNGLDPEGVRWVRQFVRHYASEGRTVLLSSHLMSEMAITADHIIVLGKGRVLADAPVSQLVSEWTSTRIRLRSPRLAELIPLISGAGIEITQTEPGTADLVGALPETVGDAAAAAGIPIHELSPQSGSLEDAYLALTGESVEYKSKEIA from the coding sequence ATGATCGTCGCAGAGAACCTCACCAAGCAGTTCGGGGACAGGCACGCCGTCTCCGATGTCAGCTTCACCGTCCAACCCGGCAAGGTCACCGGCTTTCTCGGCCCGAACGGCGCCGGCAAGTCCACGACGATGCGGATGATCGTGGGCCTGGACCGTCCGACCCGCGGCAACGTGACCGTCGACGGCGAGGACTACCGCAACATGCGCTCGCCCCTGACCCGGGTCGGTGTCCTCCTGGACGCCAAGGCCGTGCACACCGGCCGCTCCGCCCGTAACCACCTGCGGGCGCTCGCTGCCACGCACGGCATCCCGACCTCCCGCGTCGACGAGGTCATCGCGCTGACCGGCCTCGAATCCGTCGCCAAGAAGCGTGCGGGCGGTTTCTCCCTCGGTATGGGCCAGCGTCTCGGCATCGCCGCAGCGCTCCTGGGCGACCCGCAGACGCTCATCCTCGACGAGCCGGTCAACGGGCTCGATCCCGAGGGCGTGCGCTGGGTGCGCCAGTTCGTGCGCCACTACGCGAGTGAGGGACGCACCGTCCTGCTCTCCAGCCATCTCATGAGTGAGATGGCCATCACCGCCGACCACATCATCGTGTTGGGCAAGGGACGTGTCCTCGCGGACGCTCCCGTGTCGCAGCTCGTCTCCGAGTGGACGAGCACCCGCATCCGGCTGCGCAGCCCGCGGCTCGCGGAGCTCATCCCCCTCATCTCGGGAGCGGGCATCGAGATCACGCAGACCGAACCCGGAACAGCCGACCTCGTCGGTGCGCTGCCCGAGACCGTCGGCGACGCCGCGGCGGCCGCCGGCATCCCCATCCACGAGCTGAGCCCGCAGAGCGGTTCGCTCGAAGACGCCTACCTCGCCCTCACCGGCGAGTCCGTCGAGTACAAGAGCAAGGAAATCGCATGA
- a CDS encoding ABC transporter permease has product MSATTAPAPARRTTSTDGSYRLSFPRLVRSESLKLVTLRSPWWSIAIVAVLSIGFSLLMAWAITSFDGGPQGDDGSLATMVILAPTTFTMLLAVILGAIQVTGEYSTGMMRSTLTAAPGRLGSLFAKTVVVAGFVFVSSIIIFAIAAVATAPIMARKDLGLDFSNPEVSLLPLLAGALTMAVIAIIGVATGYILRNGPGAIALGVGLVFVLPIVPAFFAALPGWEWIQDAARFLPSNAGQLLMGTGGGSNPLEPWAASLTLVVWVVAGLVGASAVLKSRDA; this is encoded by the coding sequence ATGAGCGCCACCACTGCACCCGCCCCCGCGCGTCGCACCACCTCGACGGACGGGTCGTACCGCCTCTCCTTCCCGCGCCTCGTACGAAGCGAGTCGCTCAAGCTCGTGACCCTGCGCTCCCCGTGGTGGTCGATCGCGATCGTGGCCGTGCTCTCGATCGGCTTCTCCCTGCTGATGGCGTGGGCGATCACGAGCTTCGACGGCGGACCGCAGGGCGACGACGGCTCGTTGGCCACGATGGTGATCCTCGCGCCCACGACCTTCACGATGCTCCTCGCCGTGATCCTCGGCGCCATCCAGGTCACCGGCGAATACTCGACCGGGATGATGCGCTCCACGCTGACGGCTGCGCCCGGACGACTCGGGTCGCTCTTCGCGAAGACCGTCGTGGTCGCCGGATTCGTGTTCGTGTCCAGCATCATCATCTTCGCCATCGCCGCCGTGGCGACAGCGCCGATCATGGCCCGCAAGGACCTCGGACTCGACTTCTCCAACCCGGAGGTCTCGTTGCTCCCGCTGCTGGCGGGCGCTCTCACCATGGCGGTCATCGCGATCATCGGCGTCGCGACCGGCTACATCCTCCGCAACGGACCGGGCGCCATCGCCCTCGGTGTGGGTCTCGTGTTCGTCCTGCCCATCGTCCCCGCCTTCTTCGCCGCCCTGCCGGGCTGGGAGTGGATCCAGGACGCCGCACGGTTCCTGCCCTCGAACGCGGGCCAGCTTCTGATGGGCACCGGCGGCGGCAGCAACCCGCTCGAGCCGTGGGCAGCGAGCCTGACCCTCGTGGTGTGGGTGGTCGCGGGCCTCGTCGGCGCGAGCGCCGTCCTGAAGAGCCGCGACGCGTAG
- a CDS encoding sensor histidine kinase, which produces MSKRGRAVAGAESTPPDDGLLLPRPPGAIRRYWSRHPRFADALVAFFAFVLSGPGLVAAAPMDARWAPFGIVVSIAVPASTAIALLWRRRFPVAVFLVAAVPYPFAPYPMLPSGVALAIAVYSLSVYRSSRAAWASAGILSGALVVSGLVRVVLGESWSSAIGATIATMVMLLIGALIGANVGGRKRYVEALIERSRQLTIERDQQAQLATAAERTRIAREMHDIVSHSLTVIVALSEGAAATTDTERARSAARTAADTARGALTEMRAMLGVLRTDDTGSAPLAPLTAPSPREVVATAQGAGYPVVLRTSGRTGAYAPTTELAIGRVVQEGMTNAMRHAPRATEAVVEIREDPDAVRIRITNDGVPPERADDNPGFGLRGLTERVAHAGGTLRTRRGDGTWTLDVWLPTEKDPR; this is translated from the coding sequence ATGAGCAAGCGCGGTCGGGCCGTCGCCGGGGCGGAGAGCACTCCCCCCGACGACGGCCTGCTGCTGCCGCGACCTCCCGGCGCCATCCGCCGGTACTGGTCGCGGCATCCGCGTTTCGCCGATGCGCTCGTCGCGTTCTTCGCCTTCGTGCTCTCCGGGCCGGGGCTGGTGGCTGCCGCACCCATGGACGCCCGTTGGGCGCCGTTCGGGATCGTCGTGTCTATCGCCGTGCCGGCGAGCACCGCGATCGCCCTGCTGTGGCGCCGGCGCTTCCCGGTCGCCGTCTTCCTCGTCGCCGCTGTCCCCTACCCCTTCGCGCCGTACCCCATGCTGCCCAGCGGTGTCGCCCTGGCGATCGCCGTGTACTCACTGTCGGTCTACCGCTCGAGTCGCGCCGCGTGGGCGAGCGCCGGCATCCTGAGCGGGGCCCTCGTCGTCTCGGGTCTCGTGCGCGTCGTGCTCGGCGAGAGCTGGTCGAGCGCGATCGGCGCGACCATCGCCACCATGGTCATGCTCCTGATCGGGGCGCTCATCGGAGCGAACGTGGGCGGGCGCAAACGATACGTCGAAGCCCTCATCGAGCGCTCCCGTCAACTCACGATCGAGCGCGATCAGCAGGCACAGCTCGCCACGGCGGCCGAACGCACGCGAATCGCGCGCGAGATGCACGACATCGTGTCGCACTCGCTCACGGTCATCGTGGCGCTCTCGGAGGGCGCGGCCGCCACCACCGACACCGAACGCGCGCGCTCCGCCGCACGCACCGCCGCGGACACCGCTCGCGGCGCCCTGACCGAGATGCGGGCGATGCTCGGCGTCCTGCGCACGGATGACACCGGTAGCGCTCCGCTCGCCCCCCTCACGGCCCCCTCGCCGCGCGAGGTCGTCGCCACGGCGCAGGGTGCCGGCTACCCCGTCGTTTTGCGCACGTCCGGCCGCACGGGCGCGTATGCGCCGACGACGGAGCTGGCGATCGGGCGCGTCGTGCAGGAGGGCATGACGAACGCCATGCGACATGCACCCCGTGCAACAGAGGCCGTCGTCGAGATCCGCGAGGATCCGGATGCGGTGCGCATCAGGATCACGAACGACGGTGTCCCGCCCGAACGCGCCGACGACAACCCAGGGTTCGGACTTCGCGGACTCACCGAACGCGTCGCCCACGCCGGCGGCACCCTGCGCACCCGACGCGGCGACGGCACGTGGACCCTCGACGTCTGGCTTCCCACAGAGAAGGATCCCCGATGA